One window of the Colletotrichum destructivum chromosome 4, complete sequence genome contains the following:
- a CDS encoding Putative serine hydrolase FSH, alpha/Beta hydrolase: MRILCLHGHGTNARILESQLERLRAKLPHDWTFDFLDGEHVAPPAPEAIFPGPYLCYHGEPVEEDVKAAHQFLLEVVREEGPFDMVVGFSQGAALAAAAIARHEQQYLTDDLFKAAVFVGASMPFDLDTGKVRLTYDGTGCLRAERLDASGNAIPEEDGLRWANDCRTATVINEFESRNPDVRQTAPQSIEVLLRYHPRTHPQRIQIPTVHVVGAKDGYAQQGLDLVSLCDSRVCQTIIHEGGHEFPRKDEALQRVADCMQAAAAQTSYLQ, translated from the exons ATGCGTATTCTTTGCCTTCACGGTCACGGCACCAACGCCCGCATCTTGGAGAGCCAGTTGGAGAGGTTGCGTGCAAAACTCCCTCATGATTGGACcttcgacttcctcgacggtgAGCATGTTGCTCCACCAGCTCCAG AAGCAATATTTCCCGGCCCTTACCTATGCTATCATGGCGAGCCAGTTGAAGAGGACGTTAAGGCTGCCCACCAGTTCCTCTTGGAGGTGGTACGGGAAGAAGGACCCTTCGACATGGTGGTGGGGTTCTCCCAAGGCGCTGCCTTGGCCGCTGCGGCCATTGCTCGCCATGAGCAGCAATATCTCACCGACGATCTTTTCAAGGCGGCAGTGTTTGTTGGCGCGTCGATGCCATTCGACCTAGATACGGGAAAGGTTCGTTTAACGTACGACGGGACGGGATGTCTGCGGGCGGAACGCCTGGACGCGTCTGGAAACGCCATCCCTGAAGAAGATGGGTTACGTTGGGCGAATGACTGCAGGACGGCCACCGTAATCAACGAGTTCGAGAGCAGGAACCCGGACGTTCGGCAGACTGCACCCCAGAGCATCGAGGTCCTTCTGAGGTACCATCCTCGGACTCACCCGCAAAGGATTCAGATCCCAACGGTGCATGTGGTTGGTGCCAAGGACGGATACGCCCAACAGGGATTGGATCTGGTGTCTCTTTGCGACTCGCGTGTTTGCCAGACCATCATCCACGAGGGTGGTCATGAATTTCCTAGAAAGGATGAGGCGCTTCAACGGGTCGCAGACTGCATGCAAGCGGCAGCCGCCCAGACGAGTTACCTCCAGTGA